The Streptomyces sp. NBC_00440 genome contains a region encoding:
- a CDS encoding small ribosomal subunit Rsm22 family protein, giving the protein MNDSLPTAEALRTALAGLLDGLPPKQAAQAVERLIANYRGTTPTGTPLLRDRSDVAAYAAYRMPATFEAVRAALDAFRAAVPGWVPARHTDVGGGTGAATWAVAGAWDGPDGRGGADGPDGAATRRTTVLDWAEPALVLGRELAAQSGSSALRAADWQRSRIGPGLTLESTDLVTVSYVLGELTEAARTAVVDAAAQAAQAVVVVEPGTPDGYLRIMAARDRLTAAGLRTAAPCPHSDACPIERGTDWCHFSARVSRSSLHRKVKGGSLAYEDEKFSYVAAFRGEVATVPARVVRKPQIRKGLVQLELCTAAGELTRETVSKRHGDLYRAARDTAWGDAWPPPHA; this is encoded by the coding sequence GTGAACGACTCCCTCCCCACCGCCGAAGCCCTGCGCACCGCCCTGGCCGGGCTCCTCGACGGACTGCCGCCCAAACAGGCCGCCCAGGCCGTCGAGCGGCTGATCGCCAACTACCGGGGGACCACCCCCACCGGTACCCCGCTGCTGCGCGACCGCTCGGACGTCGCCGCGTACGCCGCGTACCGGATGCCCGCCACGTTCGAAGCGGTACGGGCGGCGCTCGACGCCTTCCGTGCCGCGGTGCCCGGGTGGGTGCCCGCCCGGCACACCGACGTCGGCGGCGGCACCGGCGCGGCGACCTGGGCGGTGGCGGGGGCCTGGGACGGCCCGGACGGACGGGGCGGAGCGGACGGGCCGGACGGGGCGGCGACCCGGCGCACCACGGTGCTGGACTGGGCGGAGCCCGCGCTCGTACTCGGCCGTGAACTTGCCGCGCAGTCCGGCTCGTCCGCGCTGCGCGCGGCCGACTGGCAGCGCTCTCGTATCGGACCGGGGCTCACTTTGGAGAGCACTGATCTGGTCACGGTCTCGTACGTCCTGGGGGAGCTGACCGAGGCCGCCCGCACCGCCGTCGTGGACGCCGCCGCGCAGGCAGCCCAGGCGGTCGTCGTGGTCGAACCAGGCACGCCCGACGGCTATCTGCGGATCATGGCGGCCCGGGACCGGCTGACCGCGGCGGGTCTGCGGACCGCGGCCCCCTGCCCGCACAGCGACGCCTGCCCCATCGAGCGCGGCACCGACTGGTGCCACTTCTCGGCCCGGGTGAGCAGGTCGTCGCTGCACCGGAAGGTCAAGGGCGGCTCCCTGGCGTACGAGGACGAGAAGTTCAGCTATGTCGCCGCGTTCCGGGGCGAGGTGGCGACCGTCCCGGCCCGGGTCGTACGCAAACCGCAGATCCGCAAGGGCCTGGTCCAGCTGGAACTGTGCACGGCCGCGGGCGAACTCACCCGCGAGACCGTCTCCAAGCGCCACGGCGACCTCTACCGAGCGGCCCGGGACACCGCGTGGGGCGACGCATGGCCGCCGCCCCACGCGTAA